The proteins below are encoded in one region of Silene latifolia isolate original U9 population chromosome 2, ASM4854445v1, whole genome shotgun sequence:
- the LOC141631364 gene encoding uncharacterized protein LOC141631364, whose amino-acid sequence MLKPRLVNWMMTTRDLELVSRLHDIRTKEVEKQANVTSIDEEEVREEIEGEFTQALKDPNFLAQFLDMGRRIDEIAEMKLVETPSFDLGIDSIGINDSIGINDSIGTNDTNCPGPSQKKSVHCPNRPRDSNKSKQKRVCKKMHKVGNEEEAEGAVVEDDCVKDK is encoded by the exons ATGTTGAAG CCCCGTTTGGTGAATTGGATGATGACAACACGGGATTTGGAACTTGTGTCAAGGTTACATGATATTAGAACTAAAGAAGTGGAAAAGCAAGCTAATGTCACCTCGATTGATGAAGAGGAGGTTCGTGAGGAGATTGAAGGAGAGTTTACACAAGCGTTGAAGGATCCAAACTTCTTGGCACAATTTCTAGATATGGGTAGGAGGATTGATGAGATAGCGGAAATGAAGTTGGTTGAGACGCCCTCCTTTGACCTTGGGATCGATTCAATTGGTATCAATGATTCAATTGGTATCAATGATTCAATTGGTACTAATGATACCAACTGCCCGGGACCTTCACAAAAGAAGAGCGTGCATTGTCCTAACCGACCACGAGATTCAAACAAAAGCAAGCAAAAGCGTGTATGTAAGAAGATGCACAAGGTTGGCAACGAAGAAGAAGCTGAGGGGGCCGTTGTAGAGGATGATTGCGTAAAGGATAAGTAG